CGCGCGGGTCGATCGCGGTCAGGCTGGCGGTCATCAGCGCCTGGCCAAAGCCGCGCCCCTGAAGGCCGGGCATGACCGCCACCGGGCCGACCATGATCATCGGCACGCGGCGGCCTTCGGGCGTGGTGAGCGCCACTGGCCAGCACTGGATCGTGCCCGCGAGCATCTCGTCATCGTCGAGCGCGGCGAACGAGAGGGTGGGCAGCCAGTCGAGCCCTTCGCGCAGCCGATAGGCCGTCCGCTGGCGTCGTTCCGGCTCGAACGCGGTGTCGAGCAGGTCTTCGACCAGTTGCGGGTCGACGTCGGCCAGGGGAATGATGGTG
The genomic region above belongs to Novosphingobium sp. IK01 and contains:
- a CDS encoding GNAT family N-acetyltransferase encodes the protein MSTIIPLADVDPQLVEDLLDTAFEPERRQRTAYRLREGLDWLPTLSFAALDDDEMLAGTIQCWPVALTTPEGRRVPMIMVGPVAVMPGLQGRGFGQALMTASLTAIDPRAPLPQVLIGDPEYYERFFGFSNAHTGGWQLPGPFEQHRLLCRTANPAVLPEQGVLGPWRG